The Mesomycoplasma hyopneumoniae J genome contains the following window.
TTTTTTAAAACTCCAGAATAAACCCGGAAAAAAGTAAGTGATCCAACAAAAGGATCATTCATAATTTTAAAAGCAAGGGCAGAAAATTCTTGATCATCGCTAGCTTCAATTGTAATTTCTTCCTCATCACGAAACGCTTTAATTGGGGGAACATCAACAGGGGAAGGTAAATAATCGATAACCGCATCGATCATCTTTTTAACACCCTTGTTTTTAAAGGAAGATCCGCAGACAACAGGGAAAAAATTACCTGTAATTGTTGCAGCCCGAATTGCAGCTTTTAATTGTTCAGGTAAAATTTCCTTTTCTTCTAATAAATTATTAAAAATTTCTTCATCATAGTCAGCAACTGCTTCTGCAAGTGCAAGTCGCATTTGACTTGCTTTTTCGAAAAGATCTTCAGGAATTGGAATTTCATATTCGATTTCTTCTTTTTGGCCATCATAATTATAAGCCTTCATTTCAACAAGATCGATAAGTCCACTAAAATCGGCTTCAGCGCCAATATTTAACTGAATTGCAACTGCATTCCCGTTTAATTTTGTCCGCACTGATTCAATTGAAGCTTCAAAATTTGCACCAGCTTTATCCATTTTATTGACATAAACAATTCTTGGAACGCTATAATTTGTTGCTTGTCTTCAAACAGTTTCAGTCTGAGGTTCAACCCCGGATTGGGCATCTAAAACAGCAACTGCCCCATCTAAAACCCGTAATGATCTTTCAACTTCGACAGTGAAATCAACATGGCCTGGTGTATCGATAATGTTAATTCTTTTTCCTTTTCAAAAAGCAGTTGTTGCTGCCGAAGTTATCGTAATTCCGCGTTCTTTTTCCTGTTCCATTCAGTCCATTTGGCTAACCCCATCATGAGTTTCGCCAATTTTATGAATTTTTCCTGTATGGAATAGAATTCTTTCAGTTGTTGTTGTTTTCCCTGCATCAATATGGGCCATAATTCCAATATTGCGATAATCTTTTAGTTCAAATTTTCGTGCCATAATTCTAAATTCCTACCATTTAAAGTGGGCAAAAGCCCTATTTGCTTCCGCCATTTTGTGGGTATCTTCTTTTTTCTTAAAGGCCCCTCCGGTTTTATTATAAGCATCAATTATTTCGTTTGCTAACTTAACTATCATTGTTTTTTCATTCCGTTTACGGGCAAAAAGAATTAATCAGCGCAGTGCGAGAGTTTGTTGTCGTTTCTGTCTTACCTCCATTGGCACTTGATAGTTCGTTCCGCCAATTCGACGAGAACGAACTTCGGTAAGCGGTGTTACATTTTTAACCGCCTGGCGAAAAACTTCAAGTGCATCTTTTTGTAACTTTTCTTCTACTAATTTAAATGCTGAATAAAGAATGTTTTGAGCGGTGGTTTTTTTCCCTTCTAACATTGTGCAATTTATTGCTTTTGTTATCAGTTTGGAATTAAAAACTGGATCGGCTAAAACATTGCGAACGGGAGCCTGTTTTTTTCGTGACATTTTATCTCCTTTTTTAAAAATATGTTGTAATTTATAGTATTTTTTTATTTTTTACTTTGATTTTTTCGGTCTTTTAGCCCCGTATTTTGAACGGCCTTGCGATCTTTTGGCAACCCCAGTTGTATCTTGGGTTCCCCGAACAATGTGATAACGAATTCCGGGTAAATCCTTAACTTTTCCACCGCGGATTAGTACAATTGAGTGTTCTTGTAAATTATGACCTTCGCCAGGAATATAAGCATTAACTTCAATTCCATTTGAAAGTTTTACCCGAGCAAATTTTCTAAGTGCAGAGTTTGGTTTTTTAGGTGTCATCGTTGCAACTCTTGTACAAACACCCCTTTTAAAAGGGGCGCTTAATTTTAACTCCTTTTTATGCAAAGAGTTATAAAGCATATTAAGCGCTGGAACTTTAGATTTTCAAGTTTTTTTAACGCGACAACCTTTAGCTAATTGTGATATTGTTGGCATTTTTTCCTTTATTTTATAGTGTTTTTTGTTTTAGAAAACAACGGTATCGGTGATATAGAATTAAGATCTATAAATGCTTTTAACAAGAAAATATAAAAGAATTTTACCACTTTTTTAAATTATTCAAAGCCTAATTTTCGATTTTTATATCCATTAGTTCTCGTGCTAACTGTTCTAAATTTATTTCTTTTTCATCAAGCTCTTTTCTTTTAGTTTCATAAAATTCAAGTTTTTGGCTTGCCTTTTTATAAACATTTTCAAAAACAAAAAATGAAGAAAGTGATGTTACAAATGTGATAATTGCGTTAATAAAAGCGATTGCAACAAATAATTTAATTGCTGTAGGATTCGGATTTTTAGTGATTGCATAAGCTGATAAAATTCCATTAAAAGCTGACATTAGAATTAAAGCGATACTGCAGAACAAAAAAATACCTTTTGAAATACGTGCTTTTGCTGTTAATTTAATAATGTCAAGTTCAATTTTTGCTTTTATTTTTTCTTTATTCATCTTTTATTTTCCTGGTTTTTTATTTTCTAATTTATTTTTAAGTGCGTTTAAAATTCCTAAATATTTAGAAATTGAATTAAATAATTCAAGTTGTAAATTTTTTGCATTTGCATATTTCCCAGATTTTGTTTCAAATAAAATAAGTTCAATTTTTAAAAAGTCATTAATTTCTTGATTCCGATTTCAACGTGGTTTTACTAAAAAAAGTGCAAAAAGTCCGTTAATTATTGAAATTGAAAGATTAATCCACAAAACAAAAATTGGTCATTGATCAACAATTTTCCCATTTTCGTCAACATAGGTAAAAAAATTTGCAAATGGTTCAAATACACTTAATTTTGGCGATGCAAGTTTAAAAATACCCATTAAAGTTGAAAAAAAAGCAAAAAAAATGCTAAAAAGCGATACTGTTCAAAACAAAAATTGGAAAAATTTTGCCTTTACAAGACTTTTTTTATATAAGAATTTGGCAAATTCATATGAATTTGACTCCAGGCGAACATTTTTTACAATCACTTTTTGCCACCAAAAACGATACTTTTTAAAATTTTTAGCTTTGAAACTTCTTTTTTTTGAAAATAAAAATCAGAAATTTGTTGATAATCTTTTTCAAATTCCTCTATATTATATTCATTATCGTTTTGGATTTGAAAAAAAATATAACTGAGTTCTCGTTGTGCTTTTTTATAATCCTTAAACTTCATAACCTCACGGTAAATTGCAAGAAATAAATTAATAAAAAAAGTTAAGCAAATAAAACTGGCTAGAACAATTGTCAACCCGAGGTCTGCAAAAATTGACTTATTTGGAGAATTAATTAATCGATAACGGTTTATTTCAACAATAATTACTGTGATTGCCAGCGAAATTACAATTATGTTTGCAAAAAAAATAATCCATTTTATAGCATTAATTCCATAATAGGCGATTTTTTTACTTCTTTTTAGCGCTTGTTCTTTGTTTTCAATGAATTTTTTGAGCCGTTCAATTGTTTCGTTTTGTGACATTTTACCTTTTAATTTAACAATTTTAGTTAATTTTTTAGTTCTTAATATAAATAATAAAAAAATTTACTATTTTTTACTTAAAATTTTTCCACTTTTTATTCAATTATAACATATTCTAATTTTTCTTTGTTAAATATACAGTGAATTAATTAACTAGGATAAAATTTAGCTGTTATTTTTTAAAAAAAAGTTTTTTATTTATGATAATATGGTATAATTTTAAAATTCTAACAAATTAAAATCTTTTAGGATAATAAGAACAAAATGTCTCAAAAAAAATCAAAAAATTTTCTAACTGAGAGGCAATTTATTTTTTATGGGCTTAATTACATCGTTGGATTTGGCTTTATTGCTACAATTTCAAATGTAATTAGTCAAGGTGTTTGAGGGATTTTAGTTTTTATTCTAACTTCGTTGATTACTCTAGCCGTAATTTTTGCTTTTGCAAGAGCAGGAAACAAATACCAATCTGAAGTTGGTGGATCATATGCATATGCCAAAAAAACCTTCAAAAAAGAGATGGTATTCTTTCAAGGTTGGAATCAAATAAGTCAAATTATCCTTTTTTCAGGAACAACACCCTTATTTTTTTCAAATCTATTAACATCTTTTGATCCTGAAAGAAAATGAATTTATGTTGCTATTTCTTTAGTAATTTATATTGGTCTTATTTTAACTAGTGCTTTTGGTTTTCGTCTTTCAAAGTGATTTGTATTTACAACTGCAATTTTTAAATGGCTAACTTTAGTAATTGGTTTTGGTTTAATTATTTACTTAATTAGCGAGTCAAAAAGTTATGGTCAAACTTTTAAAACAATTGCGCCTTTTAGTGTTTTGAGTCTTTCCGGGTCAGTTTTATCTTTTATTTATTCTTATGGCGGTTTTGAATCATTAGCGACAATTTCAAAGAATATCGAGACAAAAAGGTTCAAAAAGTTGATAATTTTAATCTTTTTAATCGTAATTTCTAGTTATTTTATTTTTTATATTATATTTTTAGGATTAGGACCAGAATATTTAGCAAACTTTGGACTTGAAGGGGTTTATAAAGCGCTTTGAGGTTCAGCAGGCACATCCCTTTTTACAATTGGGCTTACTTTTAATAGGATGTCAGGAGCATTTTCTTATGTCCAACCGCAAGCAAGATTTATTTCCCCTCTTGCAGAAGATGGTTTTTTACCTGCATTTTTAGCCAAAAAAAATAAATATAATGAGTATCAAAATGCAATTTATTTAGTAGTTGTTGTTGCAATTTTTTCAAGTTTAGTTTTTACAATTATTCCGGAAATTCTTAGGATAGAAAATTCTTTTAATACAATTTTAGCAGCCGGTAATATTTCATTTTTAGTCCAATATTTACTTACTATTTTTACAGTTTTGCTTTGAAAATGACGTAAAAGTGAGAATATTCCAGTTTGGGAAATCATAATTTATATTTTAGGTATGTTAACCATTTTATTTAC
Protein-coding sequences here:
- the rpsG gene encoding 30S ribosomal protein S7 is translated as MSRKKQAPVRNVLADPVFNSKLITKAINCTMLEGKKTTAQNILYSAFKLVEEKLQKDALEVFRQAVKNVTPLTEVRSRRIGGTNYQVPMEVRQKRQQTLALRWLILFARKRNEKTMIVKLANEIIDAYNKTGGAFKKKEDTHKMAEANRAFAHFKW
- the rpsL gene encoding 30S ribosomal protein S12 — encoded protein: MPTISQLAKGCRVKKTWKSKVPALNMLYNSLHKKELKLSAPFKRGVCTRVATMTPKKPNSALRKFARVKLSNGIEVNAYIPGEGHNLQEHSIVLIRGGKVKDLPGIRYHIVRGTQDTTGVAKRSQGRSKYGAKRPKKSK
- a CDS encoding DUF4231 domain-containing protein, with the translated sequence MNKEKIKAKIELDIIKLTAKARISKGIFLFCSIALILMSAFNGILSAYAITKNPNPTAIKLFVAIAFINAIITFVTSLSSFFVFENVYKKASQKLEFYETKRKELDEKEINLEQLARELMDIKIEN
- a CDS encoding DUF4231 domain-containing protein; the protein is MIVKNVRLESNSYEFAKFLYKKSLVKAKFFQFLFWTVSLFSIFFAFFSTLMGIFKLASPKLSVFEPFANFFTYVDENGKIVDQWPIFVLWINLSISIINGLFALFLVKPRWNRNQEINDFLKIELILFETKSGKYANAKNLQLELFNSISKYLGILNALKNKLENKKPGK
- a CDS encoding APC family permease; translation: MSQKKSKNFLTERQFIFYGLNYIVGFGFIATISNVISQGVWGILVFILTSLITLAVIFAFARAGNKYQSEVGGSYAYAKKTFKKEMVFFQGWNQISQIILFSGTTPLFFSNLLTSFDPERKWIYVAISLVIYIGLILTSAFGFRLSKWFVFTTAIFKWLTLVIGFGLIIYLISESKSYGQTFKTIAPFSVLSLSGSVLSFIYSYGGFESLATISKNIETKRFKKLIILIFLIVISSYFIFYIIFLGLGPEYLANFGLEGVYKALWGSAGTSLFTIGLTFNRMSGAFSYVQPQARFISPLAEDGFLPAFLAKKNKYNEYQNAIYLVVVVAIFSSLVFTIIPEILRIENSFNTILAAGNISFLVQYLLTIFTVLLWKWRKSENIPVWEIIIYILGMLTILFTLIFSQLPFISSKEVTFEQFIPIISYAFAILIGYIVKFSVQLTKKKKKI